ATTCCGCAGGCGGTCGAAGAAATAAAAGCGGAGATGGAAGAGCAGATAAAAAAATTTGAGGCGGAGGGCAAACTAATCGAGGCGCAACGCATAAAAGAGCGCACCACCCGCGATATGGAAATGCTGATGGAAGTCGGCTACATAAACGGGATTGAGAACTATTCGCGGATTTTGGACGGGCGAAAAATAGGAGAGCGCCCATACTCGCTTTTGGACTTTTTTAAGCCGCCGTTTTTGGTGATAATCGACGAATCGCACATAACAATCCCGCAAATCGGCGGAATGTACAACGGCGACCGAGCGCGAAAAACCACCTTGGTAAACCACGGATTTCGCATTCCCGCGGCTCTCGACAACCGCCCGCTGAGGTTCGAGGAATTCGAGCAAATGCTTGATTTTACGATTTTTCTTTCCGCAACTCCCGCCGACTACGAACTGCAAAAAACGGGCGGCGTAATTGTGGAGCAGGTCATTCGCCCGACGGGACTTGTTGACCCCGAAATCGAAATTCGCCCCGCCAAAACGCAGGTGGACGACTTGATTTTTCAATTACGTAAAAACGTCGCAAAAGGCGAGCGCGCTTTGGTGACCACGCTGACAAAAAAGCAATCCGAAGACCTTACGCATCACTTGGACAATCTGGGGTTTCGCGTAAAATATCTGCACTCCGCAATCGACACGCTCGAACGCCCGATTATCCTAAACGATTTGCGCAAAGGCGAGTTTGATATTTTAATAGGAATAAATTTATTGCGGGAGGGCTTGGACTTGCCCGAGGTCTCTCTTGTGGCTATTTTGGACGCCGACCGAGAGGGCTTTTTGCGCTCGACAAAATCGCTTATACAGATTGCGGGACGAGCCGCGCGAAACGTAAACGGACAGATAATTTTTTACGCCGACACGATAACCGATTCCATAAAAAAGACCCTCGAAGAAACCCGCCGCCGCCGCGAAATCCAGCTGGAATACAACAAAGAACACAATATAACGCCGCGCTCAACCACCCGCGAAATCAGCGAAACTTTCTACGGCTACAGCAACAGAGACGGCGAAGACAATCTTCTGATGGCAGCCGAAGAGCGCGCAAAATACGGCGAAGAACCCGACATAAAAGAAACAATCGCTCTACTGACCAAACAAATGCAATCAGCGGCGCAGAAACTCGATTTTGAAACCGCGGCGAAGATTAGGGATAAGATTATTGTTTTGAGTGGGAAGTGAGGATTCTTATGTAGGGGCGGGTTTTAAACCCGCCCCTACACTGATTTCACAAGAAATTTACTACACCCTCTCAAAATCCGCCGCGCCGTGTTTGCACAATGGACAAATAAAATCGGGCGGCAGAACATCGCCTTCGTAAATATATCCGCAGATTTTGCAGACGTATCCCGATTTGTTTTTGTCGGCGATGGGTTGCGGTTTGGGTTTTATGTGGTCGAAATAGTATTGGTATGTGCAAGCGGGAGTATCGCTCAGCGTTTTTGCCTGCGAGATTTGGGCTATGAAAATTGTATGCGTTCCGCAATCGACGGTCGAAATCACTTTGCCTGCGATTATGGCGTTGGCGTAATCGGCAAGGGCGTAAAGTCCGTTTTCTGTTCGTACGAGAGCGTTTGCCCACGAGTGATTTATGCCGCCGAATTTATCCGCGTTTTTTCCCGAACTAAGTCCGAAATGCTCAAAAATGCCGAACGGAGCGGCTTGGGTAAGAACAGAAACTGCCAATTCGCCTGTTTTTTTAATAATGTCGTGGGTTAAATTATCCTTGTTTATTGCAACTGAAATCTGAACGGGCGATACCGTAATTTGCGATACCGTATTAACTATGCAAGCGTTGTCTTTGTCGCCGTCTTTGGCGCTTATCAAGAATAAACCGTAAGGAATTTTTTGCAATGCCTGCGCATCCACACCTGAAGCGATTTTATCCGTTGAAACAACGTTTGCTTTTTTCGGGAAAGTGCCTGCCAAAGCGTCTGCAAGGGCGATTATTT
The Chitinivibrionia bacterium genome window above contains:
- the uvrB gene encoding excinuclease ABC subunit UvrB, translating into MPFSLVSNYQPAGDQPKAIAELSDGIKNGEKHQTLLGVTGSGKTFTMANVIKNANMPVLIISHNKTLAAQLFEEFKTFFPENAVEYFVSFYDYYQPEAYIPSSDTYIEKTADINEEIDRLRLKATSSLLSRRDAIIVSSVSCIYNIGSPENYRANTIDLTVGMNLPQSEILTKLVNMQYIRNNLIFERGTFRVRGDTVDIYPAYEEQGLRLSFFGDELEQISIIDPLTGNTKYTLEETLLFPAKHYTQSSVSIPQAVEEIKAEMEEQIKKFEAEGKLIEAQRIKERTTRDMEMLMEVGYINGIENYSRILDGRKIGERPYSLLDFFKPPFLVIIDESHITIPQIGGMYNGDRARKTTLVNHGFRIPAALDNRPLRFEEFEQMLDFTIFLSATPADYELQKTGGVIVEQVIRPTGLVDPEIEIRPAKTQVDDLIFQLRKNVAKGERALVTTLTKKQSEDLTHHLDNLGFRVKYLHSAIDTLERPIILNDLRKGEFDILIGINLLREGLDLPEVSLVAILDADREGFLRSTKSLIQIAGRAARNVNGQIIFYADTITDSIKKTLEETRRRREIQLEYNKEHNITPRSTTREISETFYGYSNRDGEDNLLMAAEERAKYGEEPDIKETIALLTKQMQSAAQKLDFETAAKIRDKIIVLSGK